From Candidatus Synechococcus calcipolaris G9, a single genomic window includes:
- the rodA gene encoding rod shape-determining protein RodA, whose amino-acid sequence MLWTTFLRQRTWQTWLYPWRGVDWILFGGVWALTLIGAMVIHSVELNKGTVESYQHLLIAVLGTAIALGLARFNYQSLLTWHWAIYGLSMSLLLAVLFVGVSANGAERWITIGQFNIQPSEFAKVAIILTQAAFLHRHAANTLKGILQVLAVTAPPFLLIMMEPDLGTALVFVVITLAMFYWANAKAGWIILMVSPLIAAILFALPLPWNLGLWLWLLWTVGMGIVGWHSLPLGWMGGLGAMVLNLSGAGFGQLLWRVLKDYQKDRILMFLDPHKDPLGGGYHLIQSRIAIGAGGVFGQGLHQGTQTQLGFIPEQHTDFIFSAIGEEWGFVGGLIVLILYWIVCVRLLQIANSAREDFGSLIAIGMLAVILFQTVVNIGMTMGLSPVTGIPLPWISYGRSAMLANYITLGFVLSVANHRPRQRY is encoded by the coding sequence ATGTTATGGACAACCTTTTTACGACAGCGTACCTGGCAAACCTGGCTCTATCCGTGGCGGGGCGTGGATTGGATCCTCTTTGGCGGGGTCTGGGCCCTAACGCTGATTGGAGCTATGGTGATCCACAGTGTTGAACTCAATAAGGGAACCGTAGAGAGTTACCAGCATCTCCTTATTGCGGTTCTTGGCACGGCGATCGCCCTGGGTCTGGCCCGGTTTAACTATCAATCCCTGCTGACCTGGCATTGGGCCATCTATGGCCTGAGTATGTCCCTGCTACTGGCAGTGTTATTCGTCGGTGTCTCTGCCAATGGGGCGGAGCGGTGGATAACCATTGGTCAATTTAATATTCAGCCTTCTGAGTTTGCCAAGGTAGCCATTATTTTGACCCAGGCGGCTTTTCTCCATCGCCATGCTGCTAACACCCTGAAGGGCATTCTCCAGGTTTTAGCCGTCACGGCCCCGCCCTTTCTGCTGATCATGATGGAGCCAGACCTGGGGACGGCCCTCGTGTTTGTGGTGATTACCCTAGCCATGTTCTACTGGGCCAATGCCAAGGCGGGTTGGATCATCTTAATGGTGTCCCCCTTGATTGCGGCTATTCTTTTTGCCTTACCCTTGCCCTGGAATTTAGGTCTGTGGCTCTGGCTGCTGTGGACCGTGGGGATGGGTATCGTCGGTTGGCACAGTTTACCCTTGGGCTGGATGGGGGGATTAGGGGCAATGGTCCTAAATTTATCTGGGGCCGGTTTTGGCCAGTTGCTTTGGCGGGTCCTCAAGGACTATCAAAAGGATCGGATTCTCATGTTTTTGGATCCTCACAAAGATCCCCTTGGCGGTGGCTATCACTTGATTCAATCTCGGATTGCCATTGGCGCAGGCGGTGTCTTTGGCCAGGGACTCCACCAGGGAACCCAGACCCAGTTGGGCTTTATTCCAGAGCAGCACACGGATTTTATTTTTTCGGCGATCGGGGAAGAATGGGGCTTTGTTGGTGGCTTGATTGTCTTGATCCTTTACTGGATTGTCTGTGTCCGCTTGCTGCAAATTGCCAATAGTGCCCGGGAAGATTTTGGTTCCTTAATTGCGATCGGTATGCTGGCGGTGATTTTATTTCAGACGGTGGTGAATATCGGAATGACCATGGGCCTATCTCCCGTCACCGGAATTCCCTTGCCCTGGATCAGTTATGGGCGATCGGCAATGTTGGCTAACTATATAACCTTGGGATTTGTCCTTTCCGTTGCCAACCATCGTCCCCGCCAGCGGTACTAG
- a CDS encoding MinD/ParA family ATP-binding protein: MSKIISVHSFRGGTGKSNTTANLGCTLALMGYRVGIVDTDIQSPGIHVLFGLESEDTTHALNDYLWGRCEITEVAQDVTKLLAEHGQPNSGGAIYLIPSSIKTSEITRILREGYDVGLLNDGFQQLLQELQLDYLMIDTHPGLNEETLLSITISDVLVLILRPDRQDFQGTAVTVDVARQLDVPKMVLVANKVPSSLNKETLKEQIESTYSTTVAGILPVTEEMFQLGSSDIFCLRYPELPFSLVIRGIAEQIL, encoded by the coding sequence ATGAGTAAAATTATTTCTGTACATTCATTTCGAGGCGGCACAGGTAAATCCAATACTACAGCCAACTTGGGCTGTACCCTGGCCCTAATGGGTTATCGAGTCGGTATTGTGGATACGGATATTCAATCCCCCGGAATTCACGTCCTCTTTGGCCTTGAGTCAGAAGATACCACCCATGCCTTAAACGATTATCTCTGGGGGCGGTGTGAAATTACCGAAGTAGCCCAGGATGTCACCAAACTGCTGGCGGAGCATGGCCAACCCAACTCTGGGGGAGCCATCTACCTGATTCCCTCCAGTATTAAAACCAGTGAAATCACCCGCATTCTTCGGGAAGGCTACGATGTGGGCTTGTTGAATGATGGCTTTCAACAGCTTTTGCAGGAGCTACAACTGGATTATTTAATGATTGATACCCATCCGGGTCTGAACGAAGAAACCCTCCTATCCATCACGATTTCAGACGTGCTAGTGCTGATTTTACGCCCCGATCGTCAGGATTTTCAAGGAACTGCCGTAACGGTGGATGTTGCCCGCCAACTAGATGTGCCTAAAATGGTATTAGTTGCCAACAAAGTTCCCAGTTCCCTAAATAAGGAGACCCTTAAGGAGCAGATTGAATCCACCTATTCAACAACCGTAGCGGGAATCTTACCGGTGACGGAAGAAATGTTTCAATTGGGGAGCAGCGATATTTTTTGTTTGCGCTATCCTGAACTTCCCTTTAGTCTTGTCATTAGGGGGATTGCCGAGCAAATTCTTTAG
- a CDS encoding PAS domain S-box protein, translating into MAIKLKPSLKFLSVSWGSLGLRWKLTFVLVLIATIPSLIITESISVIIKNSIQEQQEKQLQNSLDELIWELKEIEHETTFKTRLISYLITSHPTNLLGDRTPENKQVLKSFLQEFPRDPTDTPMSFVIIADASGDGVAKNINLLAQDHSQYPDLQLNLRSNFQTFLVDTEDVNISGLPIVQAAQDQGELVSGIELVDNAFLSKLGLGDQVKIPLRHQPHNALPEAQKPSPLGTYAAHSGDMGLVVMAAQPIYEDDQFQGMVLAGVLLNRLPDLVDRVSYFAEPGTVATLFAHDVRISTNVPYRRNDNTRALGTRVSQAVAQKVLEEGQVFRGVANILGRPHISIYQPAYDHRYAIDPTNAQPIGILFVGKSQSLVNQLLMEKQLLGYSSAAIALLVACLVAYLMGKAIAQPISDLAELTNQARKGDLGIRARVSSRDEVGVLAASFNSMMNQLQQSFTILENKNTDLEKIRDSLITANEQFEAVLNAVPGSISWINAEGIYMGVNHQLARTLNLPKEQFIGKRIGFLQEDDALIRFLEEFVNSDEPYTSQVIQVIIKGEYRYYLIAAQKYKQGSQTVSVGIDITDRIRAEESLRLAEESYRSIFENALEGIFQSVPSGQFIRVNQAMADILGYDSPEQLMSEVTNIGEQLYVDQADRDEFRRRLADKEAAHHFEYKAYRRDRQIIWVQLDARRVEDSNGESLYYEGIVQDISQRKQREAALERQINDLKVEIDQEKRRKEVAAITETDYFQHLRDQARKLRQRPAKIDSVTQEASNE; encoded by the coding sequence ATGGCCATTAAGCTCAAACCATCCTTAAAATTTCTTTCGGTTTCCTGGGGAAGTCTCGGTCTTCGCTGGAAATTAACGTTTGTTTTGGTATTGATTGCCACGATACCGTCCCTAATTATTACGGAATCTATCTCAGTTATTATCAAAAATAGTATTCAGGAACAACAGGAAAAACAACTACAAAACAGTTTAGATGAATTGATCTGGGAACTGAAGGAAATTGAGCATGAAACGACGTTTAAGACTCGTCTCATAAGCTATTTGATTACAAGTCATCCGACAAATCTTCTGGGCGATCGCACCCCTGAAAACAAGCAAGTTTTGAAGTCTTTTTTGCAGGAATTTCCGAGGGATCCCACCGATACCCCCATGAGCTTTGTAATTATTGCCGATGCCTCTGGGGACGGGGTCGCCAAAAATATTAATCTTTTAGCCCAGGATCATAGCCAGTACCCGGATCTACAGTTAAACCTTCGATCCAACTTCCAAACGTTTCTTGTGGATACAGAGGATGTCAATATATCTGGCCTACCCATTGTTCAAGCTGCCCAAGACCAGGGGGAATTAGTTAGCGGCATAGAATTAGTAGACAATGCGTTTTTAAGTAAACTTGGCCTAGGGGATCAGGTAAAAATTCCCCTGCGTCATCAACCCCACAATGCCCTGCCAGAGGCTCAAAAACCCTCTCCCCTGGGAACCTACGCTGCCCATAGTGGAGATATGGGTCTAGTGGTCATGGCGGCCCAACCCATTTACGAAGATGATCAATTTCAGGGCATGGTCTTAGCCGGAGTCTTACTGAATCGATTGCCCGACCTGGTGGATCGGGTCAGTTATTTTGCCGAACCCGGAACGGTGGCTACGCTGTTTGCCCATGATGTTCGGATTTCCACCAATGTTCCCTATCGCCGCAATGACAATACCCGCGCCCTAGGAACCCGTGTCTCTCAGGCAGTGGCCCAAAAAGTGCTGGAAGAAGGGCAAGTCTTTCGGGGCGTTGCCAATATTCTGGGGCGACCCCACATCTCTATTTATCAGCCGGCCTATGACCATCGATACGCCATTGACCCAACCAATGCCCAACCTATTGGCATTCTGTTTGTGGGAAAATCCCAAAGTTTAGTCAACCAACTCTTGATGGAAAAACAATTGTTGGGCTATAGTTCGGCGGCGATCGCCCTGTTAGTTGCTTGCCTTGTCGCCTATTTAATGGGTAAAGCCATTGCCCAACCCATCAGTGATTTAGCTGAATTAACCAATCAGGCCCGCAAGGGGGATTTAGGTATTCGGGCAAGAGTTAGTTCACGAGATGAAGTGGGGGTTTTGGCCGCCTCCTTCAATAGCATGATGAATCAGCTACAGCAATCTTTTACTATATTAGAGAATAAAAACACAGATTTAGAAAAAATTAGAGATTCTCTGATCACCGCCAATGAACAGTTTGAAGCGGTTCTAAATGCCGTTCCCGGCTCTATTTCCTGGATAAATGCTGAGGGAATTTACATGGGGGTGAATCATCAACTTGCCCGCACCCTAAATTTACCCAAGGAGCAATTTATTGGTAAACGTATTGGTTTTCTCCAGGAAGATGATGCCCTGATTCGGTTTTTAGAAGAGTTTGTTAATAGTGACGAACCCTATACTTCGCAGGTGATTCAGGTGATTATAAAAGGTGAGTATCGTTATTACCTGATTGCGGCTCAAAAATATAAACAGGGAAGTCAGACGGTCTCCGTGGGCATTGATATTACCGATCGCATTCGTGCGGAAGAATCGTTGCGGCTTGCGGAGGAAAGTTACCGGAGTATTTTTGAAAACGCCCTAGAAGGAATTTTTCAATCCGTGCCCTCGGGGCAATTTATTCGCGTCAATCAGGCCATGGCTGATATTTTGGGGTACGATTCACCGGAGCAGTTGATGAGTGAAGTCACAAATATTGGTGAGCAACTCTATGTTGATCAGGCGGATCGGGATGAATTTCGTCGTCGCTTGGCCGATAAAGAGGCAGCCCATCACTTTGAGTACAAGGCCTATCGCCGCGATCGCCAGATCATTTGGGTGCAGTTAGATGCCCGCCGTGTTGAAGATAGCAATGGTGAGAGCCTCTATTACGAGGGTATTGTCCAAGACATTAGCCAGCGGAAACAACGGGAAGCGGCCCTAGAGCGACAAATTAATGACCTCAAGGTCGAGATTGACCAAGAAAAGCGACGAAAGGAAGTGGCTGCCATTACCGAAACGGACTATTTTCAACATCTTCGGGATCAGGCCCGTAAACTGAGACAGCGTCCCGCTAAAATTGATTCGGTAACGCAAGAGGCCAGTAATGAGTAA
- a CDS encoding cache domain-containing protein, producing MKDWRKRFPKPLWSISARLLIVMLLTSILPMAGVVIYNQRGSESVVKDSEISILKLVAIDKAGRIDQLLTNVDNTAKVLSQDYELQQFLSNSGDTNRADNKKSIEIVFNALKEVSDIYDAVILVDREGRAVLSNKPKLLGIDIQDTGVWQRLSSTQDNFISNLKIKSTLASEPVFLIVQPVFNNNEFIGGLILTLRATVVEDTIAALRPAVRGNAFLVDENGVILSHDDPSLELRSVRVLPSDVTKRYFFQVSPKPIEMIEEVGTTRLAHILVQAQQPGTFTYDYSGMSSAKIVGYAPSNLHPWVVVVSTDLSQFMLPLTELAIHGFLSIFFVGAGVAVISWVVSRTITRPIRALTRAVQALEEDRFEPEILLRYSKSHDDMGQLAGTFLRMAQEVQDRQDKLKQQLVDLKIEIDHDKREKQVAEITETDYFKHLRERAKILRQRPPTMEK from the coding sequence ATGAAGGACTGGCGCAAACGATTTCCTAAACCCCTCTGGTCGATCTCGGCACGACTCCTGATCGTCATGCTTTTGACATCGATTTTACCCATGGCAGGGGTGGTGATCTACAACCAACGGGGAAGTGAGTCGGTTGTAAAGGATTCTGAAATTAGTATTCTCAAATTAGTGGCGATCGATAAAGCTGGCCGGATCGATCAACTGTTGACGAATGTAGATAATACTGCCAAGGTTCTCAGCCAAGATTATGAGTTGCAACAATTTCTAAGTAATTCTGGAGACACCAACCGGGCTGACAACAAAAAATCTATAGAAATAGTTTTCAATGCCCTAAAAGAGGTCAGTGATATCTACGATGCCGTGATTTTAGTCGATAGGGAGGGGAGAGCGGTACTCTCGAATAAGCCCAAACTACTCGGTATCGATATTCAAGACACAGGGGTTTGGCAACGATTGTCCTCAACCCAGGATAATTTTATTTCAAATCTCAAAATAAAAAGTACCCTAGCCTCAGAACCCGTTTTCCTAATTGTTCAGCCAGTCTTTAACAACAATGAATTTATCGGTGGATTAATTCTCACTCTGCGGGCAACGGTGGTGGAAGATACGATCGCCGCCCTCCGCCCTGCGGTTCGTGGTAACGCCTTCTTGGTTGATGAAAATGGAGTCATTCTCAGCCACGATGACCCTTCACTTGAACTGAGATCTGTACGAGTTTTACCATCGGATGTCACTAAACGTTATTTCTTTCAGGTGTCCCCAAAGCCGATTGAGATGATTGAGGAAGTGGGGACAACTCGCTTAGCCCATATTCTCGTCCAAGCCCAGCAGCCGGGAACCTTTACCTATGACTATTCGGGGATGTCCAGTGCCAAAATTGTTGGCTATGCCCCCAGCAATCTCCATCCTTGGGTGGTGGTGGTAAGTACGGATTTAAGCCAATTTATGTTACCCCTCACAGAATTAGCTATCCATGGTTTTCTTAGCATCTTTTTTGTGGGGGCTGGGGTGGCCGTTATTTCCTGGGTTGTCTCTCGAACCATTACCCGACCCATTCGCGCCCTAACGCGCGCCGTCCAAGCCCTAGAAGAGGATCGCTTTGAACCAGAAATTTTGCTGCGTTATTCCAAATCCCACGACGATATGGGGCAATTGGCTGGAACATTTTTGCGAATGGCCCAAGAAGTGCAAGATCGACAAGATAAATTAAAACAACAGTTGGTCGATCTCAAAATTGAGATTGATCACGATAAGCGAGAGAAACAAGTGGCAGAAATTACGGAAACCGATTATTTTAAGCATTTACGGGAACGGGCAAAAATTCTACGGCAACGCCCACCTACAATGGAGAAATAA
- the rpoB gene encoding DNA-directed RNA polymerase subunit beta produces MASNQIYTPPAFTLPDLVEIQRASFRWFLEEGLIEELESFSPISDYTGKIELHFLAKDYKLKQPKYEVDEAKRRDATYSMQMYVPTRLINKENGNIIDQDVFIGDLPLMTDRGTFIINGAERVIVNQIVRSPGVYYKPETDKNGRRTYNASLIPNRGAWLKFETDKNDLIWVRIDKTRKLSAHVLLKALGLTDGEIAERLRHPEYYQKTIEKEGKFSEDDALLELYRKLRPGEPPTVSGGQQLLESRFFDPKRYDLGKVGRYKLNRKLQLTIPDTVRVLTSEDILAAIDYLINLEFDLGNVDDIDHLGNRRVRSVGELLQNQVRVGLNRLERIIRERMTVSDIDSLTPASLVNPKPLVAAIKEFFGSSQLSQFMDQTNPLAELTHKRRISALGPGGLTRERAGFAVRDIHPSHYGRICPIETPEGPNAGLIGSLATHARVNDYGFIETPFYPVKDGKVLKDQAPLYMTADEEDDKRVAPGDIPTDENGYILGDVVPVRYRQDFTTTTPDQVDYVAVSPVQIISVATSLIPFLEHDDANRALMGSNMQRQAVPLLRSQRPLVGTGLEAQAARDSGMVILSRTDGEVTYVAADEIRVKSDDGTEISYTVQKYQRSNQDTCLNQRPIVFRGDRVREGQVIADGSATEGGELALGQNILVAYMPWEGYNYEDAILISERLVQNDTYTSIHVEKYEIEARQTKLGPEEITREVPNVSEDSLRQLNEIGIIRLGAYVEAGDILVGKVTPKGESDQPPEEKLLRAIFGEKARDVRDNSLRVPNGERGRVVDVRVFTREQGDELPPGANMVVRIYVAQKRKIQVGDKMAGRHGNKGIISRILPVEDMPFLPDGRAVDIVLNPLGVPSRMNVGQVYECLLGWAGECLGRRFKITPFDEMHGQEKSRESVHAKLREAETHTGHDWVFDEENPGKMQVFDGRTGEPFDRPVTIGMAYMLKLVHLVDDKIHARSTGPYSLVTQQPLGGKAQQGGQRFGEMEVWALEAYGASYILQELLTVKSDDMQGRNEALNAIVKGQSIPRPGTPESFKVLMRELQSLCLDISVRKVNMVTDMDDSGEAPDFDQPPKPDPEVDLMIDVSPRRTPSRPTYESYESLQGDEIDEKESPATTS; encoded by the coding sequence ATGGCTAGTAATCAGATTTACACGCCACCCGCTTTTACTCTGCCAGACCTTGTAGAAATTCAGCGGGCCAGTTTTCGATGGTTTCTAGAAGAAGGACTAATTGAAGAACTAGAGAGTTTCTCCCCCATTAGTGACTATACCGGCAAAATTGAGCTTCACTTCCTGGCAAAAGACTATAAGTTGAAGCAGCCGAAGTACGAGGTGGACGAAGCTAAACGGCGGGATGCCACCTATTCGATGCAAATGTATGTGCCCACCCGTTTGATCAATAAAGAAAACGGCAATATCATCGACCAGGATGTGTTTATTGGCGATTTACCCCTGATGACCGATCGCGGCACCTTTATTATCAATGGTGCAGAGCGGGTAATCGTGAATCAGATTGTCCGTAGTCCGGGGGTCTATTACAAGCCGGAAACCGATAAGAATGGTCGCCGTACCTATAATGCCAGCTTGATTCCCAACCGAGGGGCCTGGCTCAAGTTTGAAACCGATAAAAATGATCTGATCTGGGTTCGCATTGACAAGACCCGGAAGCTCTCTGCCCACGTCCTACTCAAGGCGTTGGGTTTGACCGATGGTGAAATTGCCGAACGGTTACGCCACCCTGAGTATTATCAAAAAACCATTGAAAAAGAAGGCAAATTCAGCGAAGACGATGCCCTCCTAGAGCTATACCGGAAACTCCGTCCTGGGGAGCCACCTACGGTTTCCGGCGGACAGCAACTCCTAGAATCTCGCTTCTTTGATCCCAAACGCTATGACTTAGGCAAAGTGGGTCGGTACAAGCTAAACCGGAAGTTGCAACTGACCATTCCCGATACGGTACGAGTTCTCACTTCCGAAGATATTCTGGCGGCGATCGATTATTTGATCAACCTAGAGTTTGACCTCGGCAATGTGGATGACATTGATCACTTGGGCAACCGGCGGGTACGCTCCGTGGGGGAACTGCTGCAAAACCAAGTGCGGGTGGGCTTAAATCGTTTAGAGCGGATTATTCGGGAGCGGATGACGGTTTCCGATATTGATTCCCTCACCCCAGCCTCCTTGGTCAATCCCAAGCCCTTGGTGGCCGCCATTAAGGAATTCTTTGGCTCTAGCCAACTATCCCAGTTTATGGATCAAACCAATCCCCTGGCAGAATTGACCCATAAACGTCGTATTAGTGCCCTAGGCCCTGGTGGCTTAACCCGGGAACGGGCTGGTTTTGCGGTGCGGGATATTCACCCTAGTCACTATGGCCGCATCTGTCCCATCGAAACACCGGAAGGCCCCAATGCTGGGCTAATTGGCTCCTTGGCAACCCATGCGCGGGTGAACGACTATGGTTTTATTGAAACCCCATTTTATCCAGTGAAAGACGGCAAAGTCCTCAAGGATCAAGCTCCCTTGTATATGACTGCCGATGAGGAGGACGATAAGCGGGTTGCCCCTGGGGATATTCCCACCGATGAAAATGGCTACATCCTCGGAGATGTCGTGCCGGTGCGCTATCGCCAAGACTTTACCACCACCACTCCTGATCAGGTGGACTATGTGGCGGTGTCTCCGGTGCAGATTATTTCCGTGGCAACGTCTTTGATTCCCTTTCTGGAGCACGATGATGCCAACCGGGCCCTGATGGGATCCAACATGCAGCGGCAAGCTGTTCCCCTGTTGCGATCGCAGCGGCCCTTAGTGGGTACGGGATTAGAGGCCCAAGCTGCCCGGGACTCCGGTATGGTAATCCTCAGTCGTACCGATGGCGAAGTGACCTATGTGGCCGCCGATGAAATTCGGGTTAAAAGCGATGATGGCACGGAAATTAGCTATACCGTACAAAAATATCAACGGTCCAACCAGGATACCTGTCTAAATCAACGTCCCATCGTCTTTCGGGGCGATCGCGTCCGGGAAGGTCAAGTCATTGCCGATGGCTCGGCCACCGAAGGGGGCGAACTGGCCCTAGGTCAAAATATTCTTGTGGCCTATATGCCCTGGGAAGGCTACAACTACGAAGATGCCATCCTCATTAGTGAACGACTGGTTCAGAACGATACCTATACCTCGATTCACGTTGAAAAATACGAAATTGAGGCCCGGCAAACTAAGTTAGGCCCAGAGGAAATCACCCGGGAAGTACCCAACGTCTCCGAAGATTCCCTGCGTCAGTTGAACGAAATTGGCATTATTCGCCTCGGTGCCTACGTGGAAGCCGGGGATATTCTCGTGGGGAAAGTCACGCCCAAGGGAGAATCCGATCAACCCCCTGAGGAAAAACTGCTCCGGGCCATCTTTGGTGAAAAGGCCCGGGATGTGCGGGACAACTCCCTGCGGGTTCCCAATGGTGAGCGAGGGCGCGTTGTCGATGTCCGCGTCTTTACCCGAGAACAGGGGGATGAACTGCCCCCTGGGGCCAATATGGTAGTGCGAATCTATGTTGCCCAGAAGCGGAAAATTCAAGTGGGCGACAAGATGGCCGGTCGCCATGGAAATAAAGGCATTATTTCCCGAATCCTGCCCGTGGAAGATATGCCCTTCTTGCCCGATGGTCGAGCGGTGGATATTGTCCTGAATCCATTGGGTGTGCCTTCGCGGATGAATGTGGGGCAAGTTTACGAATGTCTACTGGGTTGGGCTGGGGAATGCCTAGGGCGACGCTTTAAGATTACCCCCTTTGATGAAATGCACGGCCAGGAAAAATCTCGGGAATCGGTTCATGCCAAGTTGCGGGAAGCGGAAACCCACACCGGCCATGATTGGGTCTTTGACGAAGAAAATCCCGGTAAAATGCAGGTCTTTGACGGCCGTACCGGGGAACCCTTCGATCGCCCCGTCACCATTGGCATGGCCTATATGTTGAAACTGGTGCATTTAGTGGACGACAAGATTCACGCCCGCTCCACTGGCCCCTACTCCTTGGTGACCCAACAGCCCCTAGGCGGTAAGGCCCAGCAAGGGGGACAGCGGTTTGGGGAAATGGAAGTGTGGGCCCTAGAAGCCTACGGTGCCTCCTATATTCTCCAGGAACTGCTCACGGTGAAATCCGATGATATGCAGGGACGGAATGAGGCCCTCAATGCGATCGTCAAGGGACAGTCCATTCCGCGGCCGGGTACGCCCGAATCCTTCAAGGTATTGATGCGGGAACTCCAATCCCTCTGTCTCGATATTTCAGTTCGCAAAGTCAACATGGTGACAGACATGGATGACAGTGGCGAAGCTCCCGACTTTGATCAGCCCCCCAAACCGGATCCGGAAGTGGATTTAATGATCGATGTCAGTCCCCGTCGCACCCCATCCCGGCCCACCTACGAGTCCTACGAGTCTCTTCAGGGCGATGAAATTGACGAGAAGGAAAGTCCGGCCACTACCAGCTAA